A window from Catalinimonas alkaloidigena encodes these proteins:
- a CDS encoding SDR family NAD(P)-dependent oxidoreductase produces MNLQLQGKTALVTGSTAGIGYAIAKLLAAEGASVIITGRTQERIDQAIAAIQQDHAAATLSGVPVDFSQTAQVQALLQQVPDVDILVNNVGIFEPKPFAEIPDEDWLRFFEMNVMSGIRLSRHYFPKMLAQNWGRIIFISSESAIHIPEEMIHYGMTKTAQLAVSRGLAELTKGTRVTVNTVLPGPTKSEGVTEFLNQLSQQQQKSKAEVEEEFFNTARPTSLIRRFAHVDEVANLVAYVASPLSSATNGAALRADGGLVKSII; encoded by the coding sequence ATGAATTTACAATTGCAAGGCAAAACGGCTTTGGTCACCGGCTCAACCGCCGGCATCGGATACGCGATTGCCAAACTACTGGCCGCCGAAGGTGCTTCCGTCATCATCACGGGCCGTACACAGGAACGAATCGATCAGGCCATTGCTGCCATCCAACAAGACCACGCCGCGGCTACGCTTTCGGGGGTGCCGGTCGATTTCAGCCAGACCGCACAGGTACAGGCACTCCTGCAGCAGGTACCCGATGTCGACATTCTGGTCAACAACGTTGGGATTTTCGAGCCGAAGCCGTTTGCCGAAATTCCTGACGAAGACTGGCTGCGCTTTTTCGAGATGAACGTCATGAGCGGCATCCGGCTGTCCCGGCACTATTTTCCGAAAATGCTGGCCCAGAACTGGGGACGGATCATCTTCATTTCGAGCGAGTCGGCCATTCACATTCCGGAAGAGATGATCCATTATGGCATGACCAAAACGGCGCAACTGGCCGTTTCGCGTGGCCTGGCCGAACTAACCAAGGGCACCCGCGTGACGGTCAATACCGTACTGCCTGGCCCGACCAAGAGCGAAGGCGTCACCGAATTTCTCAACCAGCTGTCGCAGCAGCAGCAAAAGTCGAAAGCCGAGGTAGAAGAAGAGTTTTTCAACACTGCCCGCCCTACGTCGCTGATCCGGCGTTTTGCGCACGTGGACGAGGTGGCTAATCTGGTGGCTTACGTGGCCAGCCCGCTTTCTTCGGCCACCAACGGAGCCGCCCTGCGGGCCGATGG
- a CDS encoding DoxX family membrane protein produces the protein MQHSALVYLLVRLPLALSMLFHGVVRMPKLAGFSQWMVGQFEGSLLPTTLVMPFSYALPFVELLIGLLLLVGLFTRPAAIAGNLVMLMLITGSALIEQWQNVAIQLFYAAYFAVLVGYEAYNRYSLDHLRSRTTRAA, from the coding sequence ATGCAGCATTCCGCGCTCGTTTACCTGCTTGTCCGCCTTCCCTTAGCCCTGAGTATGTTGTTCCACGGGGTGGTGCGGATGCCCAAACTGGCGGGCTTCAGCCAGTGGATGGTGGGGCAGTTCGAAGGCTCTCTATTGCCGACCACGCTGGTAATGCCCTTTAGCTACGCGTTGCCGTTCGTTGAACTGCTCATCGGGCTGTTGTTGTTGGTGGGGCTCTTTACCCGACCGGCAGCGATTGCGGGTAACCTGGTCATGCTGATGCTGATTACCGGCTCGGCGCTGATCGAACAGTGGCAGAACGTAGCAATCCAGCTTTTCTATGCCGCTTACTTCGCGGTGCTGGTGGGCTACGAGGCCTACAACCGCTATTCCCTGGATCACCTGCGTTCGCGGACAACCCGGGCGGCCTGA